A genomic window from Elaeis guineensis isolate ETL-2024a chromosome 3, EG11, whole genome shotgun sequence includes:
- the LOC140856660 gene encoding probable F-box protein At4g22030: protein MATLQLGSNYLLSSSSFSNQRRICASLHVPSPLGAKTISLPKLPALIKVEELGLKEHTNSDGSYTQPHQPMTADKDDHDRLVAKLLAIAEAVADRKEMHAIIGAQRNNWNHHFLHSINSINLTASLMAGISSIPLGEANPHLLAFKLSSMVLFTAATGMMLVVNKIQPSQLAEEQRNATRLWKQLERSIHATLALGAPTELDVEEAMEKVLALEKAYPLPLLPGMLEKFPETVEPTRWWPKLRRKETRPKYVNGVESNGWSKELEEEMKGILRVLKVKDEEKYVREGKLALSINKTLATSGPLMAGLAAAGAGLIGSPALGQLPVLLGVVGGALAAVVNTLEHGGQVGMVFDMFRNNAGFYRRLQEEIESNLGERDLQKRENGELFEMKMALQLGRSLPELKDLASYASPSCNDEDIKEFAGKLF from the coding sequence ATGGCCACTCTCCAATTAGGTAGCAACTATCTcctgtcttcttcttccttctcaaaTCAACGAaggatctgcgccagtcttcatgTCCCCTCCCCTCTGGGAGCAAAGACCATCTCCCTTCCAAAGCtccctgctttgatcaaagtggaAGAACTCGGCCTTAAAGAACATACTAATTCGGACGGTAGCTACACCCAACCTCATCAACCAATGACAGCCGATAAAGATGATCATGATCGCCTGGTAGCCAAGCTCCTGGCGATCGCTGAGGCAGTCGCGGATCGAAAAGAGATGCACGCGATCATCGGAGCACAGAGGAATAACTGGAATCACCACTTCCTCCACTCCATCAACTCCATCAACCTCACTGCATCCCTCATGGCTGGAATCTCGTCTATCCCACTGGGGGAAGCCAACCCCCACCTCCTAGCCTTCAAGCTCTCTTCCATGGTCTTGTTCACTGCTGCAACCGGGATGATGCTGGTCGTCAACAAGATCCAGCCTTCCCAGCTAGCAGAAGAACAAAGGAATGCGACCAGGTTGTGGAAACAGCTCGAGAGATCGATCCATGCGACACTCGCCCTCGGAGCTCCTACCGAATTGGATGTCGAGGAGGCTATGGAGAAGGTGCTCGCACTCGAGAAGGCCTACCCACTGCCGTTGCTCCCCGGGATGCTCGAGAAGTTCCCTGAAACCGTGGAGCCTACTCGATGGTGGCCTAAACTAAGGCGGAAGGAGACACGTCCAAAGTATGTTAATGGGGTGGAAAGCAACGGCTGGAGCAAGGAGCTAGAGGAGGAGATGAAGGGCATTCTGAGAGTGCTGAAGGTGAAAGACGAGGAGAAGTATGTGAGGGAGGGCAAGCTGGCCTTGAGCATTAACAAGACTTTAGCCACCTCGGGCCCTCTAATGGCTGGCCTGGCTGCGGCCGGTGCCGGTTTGATTGGCTCTCCTGCTCTTGGGCAATTGCCTGTATTGCTTGGGGTTGTCGGAGGGGCGCTTGCAGCTGTAGTGAATACTTTGGAGCATGGTGGGCAGGTTGGAATGGTGTTTGATATGTTTCGCAACAACGCCGGGTTCTACCGGAGGTTACAAGAAGAAATTGAGTCGAATTTGGGGGAAAGAGATCTGCAGAAGAGGGAGAATGGGGAGTTGTTTGAGATGAAGATGGCATTGCAGCTAGGAAGGAGCCTCCCTGAGCTCAAAGACTTGGCATCATATGCTTCTCCCTCATGTAACGATGAAGACATTAAAGAGTTCGCCGGAAAGCTGTTCTGA
- the LOC114914017 gene encoding probable F-box protein At4g22030, translated as MATLQLGSNYLLSSSSFSNQRRFCASLHVPSPLGAKTVSLPKLPALIQVEELGLKGHNNSDVSHTQPHQPTTADKDDRLVAKLLAIAEAVADRAEMHAIIGDQRNNWNHLFLHSINSINLTASLMAGISAALTVGEAAPHLSAFKLSSVVLFAAATGMMLIVNKIQPSQLAEEQRNATRLWKQLERSIHNTLAHREPAESDIEEALEKVLALEKAYPLPLLPEMLEKFPETVEPTRWWPKIQRRGQETKKACVNGMASNGWSKELEEEMLGIHRVLKTKDEEKYVRLGKLVLNINKTLAISGPLFAGMAAIGAGLIGSPVDSPVPVLVGVVGGALAAVVNTVEHGGQVGMVFELFRNCGGFYRRLQEEIESNLRESEVEKREDGELFRMKMALQLGRSLSELKGFASYASPSSQDEDIKEFAGKLF; from the coding sequence ATGGCCACTCTCCAATTAGGTAGCAACTatcttctgtcttcttcttccttctcaaaTCAACGAAGGTTCTGCGCCAGTCTTCATGTCCCCTCCCCCCTGGGAGCAAAGACCGTCTCCCTTCCAAAGCTCCCTGCTTTGATCCAAGTGGAAGAACTCGGCCTTAAAGGACATAATAACTCTGACGTTAGCCACACCCAACCTCATCAACCAACGACAGCCGATAAAGATGATCGCTTGGTTGCCAAGCTCCTGGCGATCGCTGAGGCCGTAGCGGACCGAGCTGAGATGCATGCCATCATTGGAGATCAGAGGAACAACTGGAACCACCTCTTCCTCCACTCCATCAACTCCATCAATCTAACCGCTTCCCTCATGGCCGGCATCTCCGCGGCTCTCACGGTGGGAGAAGCAGCACCACATCTCTCAGCCTTCAAGCTCTCGTCCGTGGTCTTGTTCGCCGCAGCTACCGGAATGATGCTGATCGTCAACAAGATCCAGCCTTCTCAGCTGGCTGAAGAGCAAAGGAATGCCACCAGACTGTGGAAGCAGCTCGAAAGATCGATCCACAACACCCTCGCGCACCGAGAGCCTGCCGAATCGGACATCGAGGAGGCTTTGGAGAAAGTCCTCGCGCTCGAGAAGGCTTACCCACTTCCTTTGCTTCCGGAGATGCTGGAGAAGTTCCCAGAAACCGTGGAGCCTACACGTTGGTGGCCTAAAATTCAAAGACGGGGGCAAGAAACGAAGAAAGCATGCGTTAATGGGATGGCGAGCAACGGTTGGAGCAAGGAACTGGAAGAGGAGATGCTGGGAATTCATAGAGTTCTAAAGACGAAAGATGAGGAGAAGTATGTGAGATTGGGCAAGCTGGTGTTGAACATTAACAAAACTTTGGCTATCTCCGGACCTCTATTCGCCGGCATGGCTGCAATTGGGGCTGGTTTGATAGGTTCTCCTGTTGACAGCCCAGTGCCGGTGTTGGTGGGGGTTGTCGGAGGAGCGCTTGCAGCAGTCGTGAATACTGTGGAGCACGGCGGGCAGGTGGGAATGGTGTTTGAGCTGTTCCGCAACTGCGGCGGTTTCTACCGGAGGTTGCAAGAGGAAATCGAGTCCAACTTGAGGGAAAGTGAGGTGGAGAAGAGGGAGGATGGGGAGTTGTTTCGGATGAAGATGGCTTTGCAGCTTGGGAGAAGCCTCTCTGAGCTCAAGGGCTTTGCATCCTATGCTTCCCCGTCTTCACAAGATGAAGATATCAAAGAATTTGCAGGGAAGCTATTCTGA